Within the uncultured Draconibacterium sp. genome, the region CCCACATCCATGAAGCCGTGTTTACATCATTAAAACCAGCAAGATAGTCATCGTTTGAAGTAAGAGGGAGACCAGTGCGTGCTTTTCCTGCATATTCTGCTGCTTTTTCCCAATTATTCATTGTTAAATATACTTCGGCCAAAAAGCCTTGACAAACATTAACATTTATCCTGTTTTTCCTGCTGCCACGGTCGTAGCCATCAAGCAACGTTTCTGCCATAGTTAAATCATCTAAGATTTGCTGATACGTTTGCTCAACAGTTCCTCTTGGTTTTCCTTCGGTTTTGTCAGAAGTAGGCTCTGTATAAATAGGTACTCCTGGCATATCCTGAGCAATAATATAGGTATGCTGAAATAACCTGATTAACTGAAAGTAAGCCCAACCACGCAATGCATACGCCTGCCCCATTACATGATTTTTTTCGGTTTCGCTCCCGGTACTTTCAGGAGTATAAGCAATCACACTGTTGGTGTTGTTAATTAATTGGTAATAAAAATTCCATAAAGCTCCCGTTTTAAATATGTCTCCACGGGTATGTCCCCACATGTTGTAATCATATGAATACCAACCGCCCCATACAATCATATCTTCTCCACATACGCTTTGAAACATTTGATGGCTTGGATAACCCCAGTCATCTGATCTCCCTGAACCTCCATTTCCTGTTTCCATTTGATAGTAACAACCGTTTAATGCAGCTTGTGCCCCTTGCACAGTATTAAAAACCGATATATCAGAAACAGAAGAAGATGGATTTGTCTCTAAATAGTCTTCGCACGAGGTAGTTCCGAATACTATTAATGCTGCTATAGTTACTATTTTTATATAGTTTTTCATCTTATTAAAATTGTTTGTTATTATATGGTATAAGATGTAACTCGCATGATTTTAATTATTCGCGTTTGTGTGAGAATCTTTCTCATGCTCGTTTCATCGTCATAACATTTAAAAATTTCTAATTCTATAAACTTAATTGTAACCCAAATGAAACTGTTTTTACAGTTGGGAACCTGTTGCCTGTTGTTCCGCTAAGACTCTGTTCCGGGTCTGTTCCCCGTTTTTTTGCTTTCCCCCAGGTTACCAGGTTGTCTCCTTTTACAAATAACCGTAATGAGTTGATATTAATTTTATTCACGATACTGTTTGGCAGTGTATATCCCAATGTTATATTCCGAAGGCGGACAAAGCTGTTATTGTAAACATATTTTGAAGAATAGCTTGACATTGAATTTGAGAATCCTTGAGAAAAACGTGCAATTGTACTGGTATTATTTTCCGGAGTCCAGGCATCTAAAACATCCTCGTGGAAAGAATACCCTGTTCTGTATCCCATCATTTGAGCATAGTCTGAATCATACAATTTCCCTCCAAAACTGTAATAAAACATCACAGATAAATCAAGACCTTTATATTTAAAATTGTTTGTGTAGCCACCAAAAACATCGGGCAAAGCGTCGCCCAAATATTTCTTTTGCTTGTCGCTGCTAACATCTGTTTGATCTTCTGTCAATACCCTGTCGGTTATTACTTCTTCTCCATCAACAGTTTCGTAAATGTTCATCCACCACTGGTCATTTCCATTTTCGGGATTAATACCTGCATATTCCGCTCCCCAAAAATTATAACGTGATTCTCCTTCACGCCATTTAAAAACACCTGCATTCATTTCATCCTGTGGCAATTTTGTTATTTCATTTTTATAATGAGTAGCATTTATATCCATTGACCATGAGAAATCGTTTTGTTCCATTATTTTCCACGACAAATCGAACTCAACACCTTTGTTCTCTACATCGCCAATATTCTTATCAATTCCGCTAAACCCTGTTGAAGGAGCCATTGGATCAGTAAAAAGCAAATCTTTTGATTGACGCTTAAAGTATTCTACCGATCCGGTTAAACGATTCAGTACAGTAAATTCAAGTCCAACGTTAAACTGAAGGTTGGTTTCCCATTTTAGACCTTCATTTGGTAATCTGGTAATTAACAAGCCTGGAGAGCCATAATCATTGTACCCCGTTCCATATAAACCCTGATAAGCATACATTGTGGATAAATTATCGTTACCTACAGCGCCATAACTTGCTTTTACTTTCAGGTTATCCAACCAGCTATATTGTTTAAAAAAATCTTCTTCAGAGGCTCTCCACGATGCACCTACTGACCAAAATGTTCCAAATCGTGAAGCATCGCTAAATCGTGAAGTTCCATCACGACGCAAACTCCCTGAGAAATAATATTTACTTTTATAATCGTACTCAACCCTTGAAAACCAACTCAGTAACCGGTAATTGTCTTCGTACGAATTTGATCCGGTCATTGTAGCTGCCGATGCCAATTCATATAAACCTCCAAAAGGCAAATCTTCCCTGGTTGCCTCTAAATTATTTCTCTTAAATTTATAAGCTTCCTGCCCTAATAAAACATTAACCGAGTGGTCTGATATTTTTTTATTGTATGTAAGCAAGTTGGTAACTGTACTAGTGGTTGCCCTTGTAGTTGACTTAGAAACCTGTCCTCTTCCAATCATGTACCCATAATCCGGGGTAGTATAACCATGGTAAGAAGTTAAGTAATAATCCAAACTAAAAGTCGACCTGAATTTTAGTTCAGGAGTAAAGGTAATTTCGGCATAATTCCTGGTAGAAATATTATCCACCAATGTTTCGTATTTGTTATAGGCTGCATCTGCCAGAGGGTTCCAACCAATCCATGACTGGCGGGTATCTCCATAGTCATATATTTTATTCCCGTTATCGTCAGTTCTATATGCATTGGTATCATAATCATATTCATACACCGGATAAATAGAAGGAACAGTACGCAAAAGCCAAACAACATCTGAGCCAACATCTGAGCCGGCCGGACTCTCAGATAAACTATGCGAGAACGACGTATTCGTTCCCATTTCAAGCCAGTTTTTTACTTTTGCTGAGACATTTGAACGAGCCGAAATCCGGTTAAACTTTTGTGTTGTAAAAATACCTTTATCGTCGAGGTAAGAAGCAGATAAATAATAATTGGTTTTATTTGTTTTACCGCTAAAATCGATCGTATATTCCTGAGTTGGTCTTGACTTTAACAGTTCATCGTCCCAGTCTCCCTCGAAAAGGAGATTCGCATTCGGATCAAGTTTTCCATCAATTCCTACCGGCTTGTCAATACTAAACGGATTAATTTTTAGTTCATTCCCCAGGTTATCGGTCGCATAAAGTGCAGCCTCTGCTTCACTTGAACCATTATCTATTGCCCCAAAATACATCGCTTCCCATGTTGTTTCAACAAATTCCTGGGGCGATAATCTGCGTGGTAAATCAACAGCTAATTTCGAAAAACTAAATGTTGAACTTACATTGATTTTCCCTTCATCTGATTTTCCCTTTTTAGTAGTAATGATAATTACACCATTTGCAGCCCGTGAACCGTAAAGAGCACTTGCCGAAGCATCTTTCAGTACAGTAATCG harbors:
- a CDS encoding TonB-dependent receptor, whose product is MKLTLKSWLQNHDSLRSMFFISQVTILILLVSGVHSWANDADYQNSTRLTVSCKKATVEEVIKHIEEISDYYFLYRKEVVNEGRKVSFDLKDASIDNILVELFKGEKLDYEVRDKQIIVTRKKDETDAAATLRQAKDQDREIYGTVTNSLGELIPGASVSIKGTQQGTVTSIDGKFALKLSDNAKFIVVSFIGLQTKEVEITGQQIYNIILEDKIIGVDEVVVVAYGTSKKSSFVGSASLVSEEKLKKIKTSNPIQALQGMSSGVQVINNSGQPGSNPTVVIRGIGSMNASTAPLYVVDGVPYGGYINAISQSDIESITVLKDASASALYGSRAANGVIIITTKKGKSDEGKINVSSTFSFSKLAVDLPRRLSPQEFVETTWEAMYFGAIDNGSSEAEAALYATDNLGNELKINPFSIDKPVGIDGKLDPNANLLFEGDWDDELLKSRPTQEYTIDFSGKTNKTNYYLSASYLDDKGIFTTQKFNRISARSNVSAKVKNWLEMGTNTSFSHSLSESPAGSDVGSDVVWLLRTVPSIYPVYEYDYDTNAYRTDDNGNKIYDYGDTRQSWIGWNPLADAAYNKYETLVDNISTRNYAEITFTPELKFRSTFSLDYYLTSYHGYTTPDYGYMIGRGQVSKSTTRATTSTVTNLLTYNKKISDHSVNVLLGQEAYKFKRNNLEATREDLPFGGLYELASAATMTGSNSYEDNYRLLSWFSRVEYDYKSKYYFSGSLRRDGTSRFSDASRFGTFWSVGASWRASEEDFFKQYSWLDNLKVKASYGAVGNDNLSTMYAYQGLYGTGYNDYGSPGLLITRLPNEGLKWETNLQFNVGLEFTVLNRLTGSVEYFKRQSKDLLFTDPMAPSTGFSGIDKNIGDVENKGVEFDLSWKIMEQNDFSWSMDINATHYKNEITKLPQDEMNAGVFKWREGESRYNFWGAEYAGINPENGNDQWWMNIYETVDGEEVITDRVLTEDQTDVSSDKQKKYLGDALPDVFGGYTNNFKYKGLDLSVMFYYSFGGKLYDSDYAQMMGYRTGYSFHEDVLDAWTPENNTSTIARFSQGFSNSMSSYSSKYVYNNSFVRLRNITLGYTLPNSIVNKININSLRLFVKGDNLVTWGKAKKRGTDPEQSLSGTTGNRFPTVKTVSFGLQLSL
- a CDS encoding RagB/SusD family nutrient uptake outer membrane protein translates to MKNYIKIVTIAALIVFGTTSCEDYLETNPSSSVSDISVFNTVQGAQAALNGCYYQMETGNGGSGRSDDWGYPSHQMFQSVCGEDMIVWGGWYSYDYNMWGHTRGDIFKTGALWNFYYQLINNTNSVIAYTPESTGSETEKNHVMGQAYALRGWAYFQLIRLFQHTYIIAQDMPGVPIYTEPTSDKTEGKPRGTVEQTYQQILDDLTMAETLLDGYDRGSRKNRINVNVCQGFLAEVYLTMNNWEKAAEYAGKARTGLPLTSNDDYLAGFNDVNTASWMWGVAPTKDQNMGDYSPFAMWANWTRDGFTFQCFFLATDFVEMFDPEDIRASQFGYVWDQIYTSLKFRDTDDLLGNIVFMRADEMLFIEAEALMRMDRENEGKTLLWELQEMRGAKKSEETGNDLIEALLVERRKELYGEGFDWFELIRNQKPLLRTGNHINYGGNTTFPVHSWRFVYQIPFSEIISNDAMVDGIWPDGDQTPFDGVYMP